The genomic DNA CTCTCCCAGTACACGTCGAGCAGGACCGACTTCGACGGCCCCGTCACCGAGGAGACATACACGGGCGGGAAGTGGAAGATCCTCACGATCGCCACCGACGAGCGGTACATGCTCATGAGAAACGGCACGTTCTTCTCCACTGGCAACCATCCCGTCGAGACGCTGCTGCCACTCCACCACATGGCCGAGGCCGGCTATGAGATCGATGTGGCCACCGTCAGCGGCGGACCCGGAAAATTCGAGTGGTGGGCCTACCCCGGGCAGGACGAGGCCATCGCCTCGGCATGGTCGAGCACCGAGACGAAATTCAAGGCTCCGCTGAGGCTCTCCGACGTCATCGCGAACGGCCTCGACGACTACGCTGCTATTTTCATCCCGGGCGGTCACGGTGCCATGAACGTCATCCCCTTCGACCGGGATGTGCAGGCCGCCTTGGACTTCTTCCTGGACAACGACAGGCTGATCATCACCCTCTGTCATGGCCCGGCGGCGTTGCTGGCCGCAGGCCTCGATCGCTCTGAGAACCGCTTTGCCGGCTACCGTGTCACTGCGTTCCCGGACGCTCTCGACTTCGGGGCGAACCTCGACATCGGCTATCTGCCCGGTAAGATGCCTTGGGCGCTCGGCGAGACGCTGACGAAGGACGGTATCGAGATCATCAACGATGAGATGACCGGTGCCACCACACGCGACCGCAACCTCCTGACCGGGGACAGTCCGCTCGCAGCGAATCAGCTCGGAAAAGAGTCTGTGGTCGCGCTTCTGGAGAGTTTCGGCAGCTGAGTCCTTCGTCGTTCAGCGTCCCGCCAGACG from Brevibacterium sp. JSBI002 includes the following:
- the hchA gene encoding glyoxalase III HchA translates to MTDSDKSEDRSPVPDQAEANAFFPSAYSLSQYTSSRTDFDGPVTEETYTGGKWKILTIATDERYMLMRNGTFFSTGNHPVETLLPLHHMAEAGYEIDVATVSGGPGKFEWWAYPGQDEAIASAWSSTETKFKAPLRLSDVIANGLDDYAAIFIPGGHGAMNVIPFDRDVQAALDFFLDNDRLIITLCHGPAALLAAGLDRSENRFAGYRVTAFPDALDFGANLDIGYLPGKMPWALGETLTKDGIEIINDEMTGATTRDRNLLTGDSPLAANQLGKESVVALLESFGS